Proteins co-encoded in one Prescottella sp. R16 genomic window:
- a CDS encoding ABC transporter ATP-binding protein has protein sequence MTEPIVALSSVTKSFGPRRVLDGIDLTVRPGEFVSVIGPSGCGKSTLFAVVAGLETADTGTATAPTCAHMPQKDLLLPWRSILDNTTLGLEVQRIPRKQARARAAALFPRFGLAGFEDARPHELSGGMRQRAALLRTVVQDRPVLLLDEPFGALDSLTRTEMQTWLQDVWLQDRWTVLMITHDVREAVFLSDRVIVLSDRPATVRRDVVVDLPRPRDLSIVTSPEFAAIEGELIALLRRTTPVHS, from the coding sequence ATGACTGAGCCGATCGTCGCCCTGTCGTCCGTCACCAAGTCGTTCGGCCCGCGCCGCGTGCTCGACGGCATCGACCTGACCGTCCGGCCCGGCGAATTCGTGTCGGTGATCGGGCCGAGCGGCTGCGGCAAGAGCACCCTGTTCGCCGTCGTCGCCGGACTCGAGACGGCGGATACCGGCACCGCGACCGCCCCGACGTGCGCCCACATGCCGCAGAAGGATCTGCTGCTGCCGTGGCGTTCGATCCTCGACAACACCACCCTCGGCCTCGAGGTGCAGCGGATCCCGCGCAAGCAGGCCCGGGCCCGGGCGGCGGCACTGTTCCCCCGCTTCGGGCTCGCCGGCTTCGAGGACGCGCGCCCGCACGAACTGTCCGGTGGTATGCGGCAACGCGCGGCCCTGCTGCGCACCGTCGTCCAGGACCGCCCGGTGCTGCTGTTGGACGAGCCCTTCGGCGCTCTCGACTCCCTCACCCGTACCGAGATGCAGACCTGGCTGCAGGACGTGTGGCTCCAGGACCGGTGGACCGTACTGATGATCACCCACGACGTCCGTGAGGCCGTGTTCCTGTCCGACCGCGTGATCGTGCTGTCCGACCGGCCGGCGACCGTGCGCCGCGACGTCGTCGTCGATCTGCCCCGGCCCCGGGACCTGTCGATCGTCACGTCCCCCGAGTTCGCGGCGATCGAGGGCGAGTTGATCGCGCTCCTGCGGCGCACGACCCCGGTGCACAGTTAG
- a CDS encoding TenA family protein: protein MTTPVHDISVSTPASADGGRFTDLLWERTASLRAEIDDMEFLRRLGDGTLPLDVFRTYIEQDSLYLAEYAKALALLAAKSPDPQTSAFWATSAATAAVVESELHENLLSGGLLPESTETLQHSSACLGYVSYLTATAATEPYPVGAAAVLPCFWIYAVVGRRLAASAHDVLAADPSHPYAQWVTTYDDPAFHESVDTARRLVDAAADAATGEQRDAMIRAFVNAARYEFLFWDTALHPQPWPAS, encoded by the coding sequence ATGACGACGCCTGTCCACGACATATCTGTATCCACCCCTGCATCCGCCGACGGCGGACGCTTCACCGATCTGCTGTGGGAGCGCACTGCGTCCCTGCGGGCCGAGATCGACGACATGGAGTTCCTGCGGCGGCTCGGTGACGGCACGCTGCCGCTCGACGTGTTCCGCACCTACATCGAGCAGGACTCGCTGTATCTCGCCGAGTACGCGAAGGCGCTCGCGCTGCTCGCCGCCAAGTCCCCGGACCCGCAGACCTCGGCGTTCTGGGCGACGTCGGCGGCGACGGCCGCCGTCGTCGAATCGGAGCTGCACGAGAACCTGCTCTCCGGCGGACTTCTCCCGGAAAGCACTGAGACACTGCAACATTCATCGGCCTGCCTCGGATACGTGTCGTATCTGACGGCGACCGCGGCCACCGAACCGTACCCGGTGGGGGCGGCCGCGGTGCTGCCGTGCTTCTGGATCTACGCCGTCGTCGGACGACGTCTCGCCGCGAGCGCACACGACGTGCTCGCTGCCGATCCGTCGCACCCGTACGCGCAGTGGGTCACCACGTACGACGACCCGGCATTCCACGAATCCGTCGACACCGCACGACGGTTGGTGGACGCGGCCGCCGACGCCGCCACCGGTGAGCAGCGCGACGCGATGATCCGCGCCTTCGTGAACGCGGCCCGCTACGAGTTCCTGTTCTGGGACACCGCGCTGCACCCGCAGCCGTGGCCCGCGTCGTGA
- a CDS encoding uracil-DNA glycosylase, translating to MTGELLPHPGTGVPFASPVPPGTGWPEDPATAETPVARSASDVVESAAGAANLADLDARVSVCRACPRLVQWREDVAETKRRSFADQPYWGRPVTGYGDTFPKLLIMGLAPAANGGNRTGRMFTGDRAGDWLFRSLHRVGIANKPTAEFAGDGQKLFGARMISTVRCAPPDNKPTVTERDCCAGWLDAELADVLPFVRAVVALGTYGWDATLRAIRHSGGTVPVPKPTFGHGATTVVHTAGGKALTVIGCYHPSQQNTFTGRLTEQMLDDVFSRARDLAGLGWGCGGSGR from the coding sequence ATGACCGGCGAGTTGCTGCCCCATCCCGGGACCGGGGTGCCGTTCGCGTCGCCGGTGCCGCCGGGGACCGGGTGGCCGGAGGATCCCGCCACCGCGGAGACCCCGGTCGCACGATCGGCGTCGGATGTCGTCGAGTCGGCGGCCGGCGCCGCGAATCTCGCCGACCTCGACGCCCGCGTCAGCGTGTGCCGGGCGTGCCCGCGGCTGGTGCAGTGGCGAGAGGACGTCGCCGAGACGAAACGTCGCTCGTTCGCCGACCAGCCGTACTGGGGGCGTCCGGTCACCGGCTACGGGGACACGTTCCCGAAACTGCTGATCATGGGATTGGCGCCGGCGGCCAACGGCGGCAACCGCACCGGCCGCATGTTCACCGGTGACCGGGCCGGGGACTGGCTGTTCCGGTCGCTGCACCGTGTCGGCATCGCGAACAAGCCCACCGCCGAGTTCGCCGGCGACGGACAGAAACTGTTCGGTGCCCGGATGATCTCGACGGTCCGCTGCGCACCGCCGGACAACAAACCGACCGTCACCGAACGCGACTGCTGCGCGGGCTGGTTGGACGCCGAACTCGCCGACGTGCTGCCGTTCGTGCGGGCCGTCGTCGCACTCGGCACGTACGGATGGGACGCCACCCTGCGCGCGATCCGGCACTCCGGCGGCACTGTTCCCGTCCCGAAACCGACGTTCGGGCACGGCGCCACCACCGTCGTGCACACGGCGGGCGGCAAGGCTCTCACCGTGATCGGCTGCTACCACCCGAGCCAGCAGAACACGTTCACCGGGCGGCTCACCGAACAGATGCTCGACGACGTGTTCTCCCGGGCCCGTGATCTGGCCGGTCTCGGTTGGGGGTGCGGCGGGTCCGGTCGTTGA
- a CDS encoding FAD-binding protein: protein MVVWNEECDVLVAGSGAGGVTGAYTAAREGLDVILVEATDKFGGTTAYSGGGGFWFPCNPVLKRAGVDDTIEDALEYYHAVVGDRTPRELQDTYVKGGGPLVAYLEQDDDLQFATYPWPDYFGKAPKARNDGQRHTIPSPLPISEVGDLHTQIRGPLDFDRLGADLPEMLIGGRALVGRFLKAIGKYPNAKLNLNTPLVELVVEDGAVAGAIVERDGEQVAIRARKGVVLATGGFEGNDELRQKYGVPGVARDTMGPWGNIGQAHQAGIAVGADTDLMDQAWWSPGLTHPDGRSAFALCFTGGIFVNQDGKRFVNEYAPYDRLGRDIIAGMEDGSVTLPYWMIYDDRAGERPPVGASNVSMVETEKYVDAGLWHTADTLEELAAKIGIPADNLLATVERFNAMAANDVDEDFGRGDEAYDRAFTGGGPALIPIEQGPFHAAAFGISDLGTKGGLRTDTAARVLDTSGNPIQGLYAAGNTMAAPSGYVYPGGGNPIGTSMLFSHLAVMDIVGK from the coding sequence ATGGTCGTCTGGAACGAAGAATGTGACGTGCTGGTGGCGGGCTCGGGTGCGGGTGGCGTCACCGGTGCCTACACCGCGGCCCGTGAGGGACTCGACGTGATCCTCGTCGAGGCGACCGACAAGTTCGGTGGCACCACCGCCTACTCCGGTGGCGGCGGCTTCTGGTTCCCGTGCAACCCCGTCCTGAAGCGTGCCGGCGTCGACGACACGATCGAGGACGCGCTCGAGTACTACCACGCGGTCGTCGGCGACCGGACTCCGCGCGAGCTGCAGGACACCTACGTCAAGGGCGGCGGCCCGCTGGTCGCGTACCTGGAGCAGGACGACGACCTGCAGTTCGCCACGTACCCGTGGCCGGACTACTTCGGCAAGGCCCCCAAGGCCCGCAACGACGGACAGCGGCACACCATCCCGAGCCCGCTGCCGATCTCCGAGGTCGGGGACCTGCACACGCAGATTCGTGGGCCCCTCGACTTCGATCGCCTCGGCGCGGACCTGCCCGAGATGCTGATCGGTGGCCGAGCCCTGGTCGGTCGGTTCCTCAAGGCCATCGGCAAGTACCCGAACGCGAAGCTGAACCTGAACACCCCGCTGGTCGAACTGGTCGTCGAGGACGGCGCCGTCGCCGGTGCCATCGTCGAGCGCGACGGCGAGCAGGTCGCGATCCGCGCCCGCAAGGGTGTCGTCCTGGCCACGGGTGGCTTCGAGGGCAACGACGAACTGCGCCAGAAGTACGGTGTCCCGGGCGTCGCCCGCGACACGATGGGTCCGTGGGGCAACATCGGCCAGGCGCACCAGGCCGGTATCGCCGTCGGCGCCGACACCGACCTCATGGATCAGGCCTGGTGGTCGCCCGGTCTGACACACCCGGACGGGCGTTCGGCGTTCGCGCTGTGCTTCACCGGCGGCATCTTCGTCAACCAGGACGGCAAGCGCTTCGTCAACGAGTACGCGCCCTACGACCGTCTCGGCCGCGACATCATCGCGGGCATGGAGGACGGCTCGGTCACGCTGCCGTACTGGATGATCTACGACGACCGCGCGGGCGAGCGTCCCCCGGTGGGGGCCTCGAACGTCTCGATGGTCGAGACCGAGAAGTACGTCGACGCCGGCCTGTGGCACACGGCCGACACGCTCGAGGAGTTGGCCGCGAAGATCGGTATCCCGGCCGACAACCTGCTCGCGACGGTCGAGCGTTTCAACGCGATGGCCGCGAACGACGTCGACGAGGACTTCGGTCGCGGCGACGAAGCCTACGATCGCGCCTTCACCGGTGGCGGCCCGGCGCTCATCCCGATCGAGCAGGGTCCGTTCCATGCGGCCGCCTTCGGCATCTCCGACCTCGGCACCAAGGGCGGCCTGCGCACCGACACCGCGGCGCGCGTCCTCGACACCTCGGGCAACCCGATCCAGGGCCTGTACGCGGCCGGTAACACGATGGCCGCCCCCAGCGGCTACGTCTACCCCGGTGGCGGCAACCCCATCGGCACCTCCATGCTGTTCAGCCACCTCGCCGTGATGGACATCGTCGGCAAGTAG
- a CDS encoding ABC transporter substrate-binding protein, translating to MSRLRRALATSAIVVAAVGVLTGCTASGESDDTIRFALDWTPNTNHTGLFVALQEGWFADAGLDVQVLPYNNTAPDTLVDAGNAEFGISFQDSATFARAAGAQTVSVLAPMQHWATGIGVKADRADLASPKDLDGRTYAGFGDPGERETLRQVIRNDGGTGDFDTVVLGTSAYEAVYGGQADFTVSYFAWEGIEAEHRGTPMRYFHYTDFGFPDAYAIVVNGNEKWLAEHPEQARAFVQALQRGYQTAADDPDRGAQALIDANPGVFTDEALVRESQRMLAADYMLDADGRVGTQRLDQWAGYSGFLFRHGLLAGPDGAPLTVEPDWSTYFTDEYLA from the coding sequence ATGTCGCGGCTGCGCCGCGCCCTGGCGACGTCGGCGATCGTGGTGGCGGCGGTGGGTGTTCTCACCGGGTGCACGGCGTCGGGCGAGTCCGACGACACGATCCGGTTCGCCCTGGACTGGACGCCGAACACCAACCACACCGGTCTGTTCGTGGCGTTGCAGGAGGGCTGGTTCGCGGACGCCGGCCTGGACGTGCAGGTGCTGCCGTACAACAACACCGCCCCCGACACCCTCGTCGACGCCGGCAACGCCGAGTTCGGGATCAGCTTCCAGGACTCGGCGACGTTCGCCCGGGCCGCCGGCGCGCAGACCGTGTCGGTGCTCGCGCCGATGCAGCACTGGGCCACTGGCATCGGCGTCAAGGCCGATCGGGCCGACCTCGCGAGCCCGAAGGATCTCGACGGCAGGACCTACGCCGGGTTCGGCGATCCGGGCGAGCGGGAGACGCTGCGTCAGGTGATCCGGAACGACGGCGGCACAGGCGATTTCGACACGGTCGTGCTCGGCACGTCGGCGTACGAGGCGGTGTACGGCGGGCAGGCCGACTTCACGGTGTCGTACTTCGCGTGGGAGGGCATCGAGGCCGAGCACCGCGGCACCCCGATGCGCTACTTCCACTACACCGACTTCGGTTTCCCGGACGCATACGCGATCGTCGTCAACGGCAACGAGAAGTGGCTCGCCGAGCATCCCGAGCAGGCCCGCGCATTCGTGCAGGCGCTGCAACGGGGCTATCAGACGGCCGCCGACGATCCCGATCGCGGCGCGCAGGCCCTCATCGACGCCAACCCGGGTGTCTTCACCGACGAGGCCCTCGTCCGCGAGAGCCAGCGGATGCTCGCCGCCGACTACATGCTGGACGCGGACGGACGGGTCGGTACCCAGAGGCTCGACCAGTGGGCCGGCTACTCCGGATTCCTGTTCCGACACGGCCTGCTCGCCGGCCCGGACGGCGCGCCGCTGACCGTCGAACCGGACTGGTCGACGTACTTCACCGATGAGTACCTCGCGTAG
- a CDS encoding MFS transporter codes for MSTPHQTTTRRLTPLILLNVATLLSATGNGIVIVALPWLVLEQTGRATDAAIVAGAATLPLLLASLFSGTVVDRFGRRPTSLVSDALSALSVAAIPVVAGTIGLSVPVLAVLAALGATFDPAGISARESMLPAATTAAGWRLDRVNSLYEANYNVAYLVGPGIGGLLIALVGPESTLWVTAVCFVLSIVTIAFLRLEHAGRPDHATRPKSMWTGTLEGLRFVWNDRLLRTLALVDMAIVALYLPIESVLFPKYFTDRNEPAQLGWVLMAMSVGGLVGALAYGALAPFLQRRILMLIAVSGLGLSMLGMAFLPPLWVLLALSVAIGLVYGPVGPIANWAMQTRSPEHMRGRVVGVMTSTAYAAGPLGFLLAGPLIDQLGVRTTFFVLAVPVVAVAAVCFTLPVLRELDADRKPPTVRLGSPS; via the coding sequence GTGAGCACCCCCCACCAGACGACGACCCGACGACTCACACCACTGATCCTGCTCAACGTCGCGACGCTGCTGTCGGCGACCGGCAACGGCATCGTCATCGTCGCCCTGCCGTGGCTGGTGCTCGAGCAGACCGGGCGGGCGACCGACGCGGCGATCGTCGCGGGGGCTGCCACACTGCCCCTGCTGCTCGCGAGCCTGTTCTCGGGCACCGTAGTGGATCGGTTCGGCCGGCGGCCCACCTCGCTGGTGTCGGACGCGCTGTCGGCGCTCTCGGTGGCCGCGATCCCGGTCGTCGCCGGAACCATCGGTCTGTCGGTGCCGGTGCTCGCGGTGCTGGCCGCGCTGGGCGCCACGTTCGACCCGGCCGGGATCTCGGCGCGTGAGTCGATGCTGCCCGCCGCGACCACGGCCGCCGGCTGGCGTCTCGACCGGGTCAACAGCCTGTACGAGGCCAACTACAACGTCGCCTATCTCGTCGGACCCGGCATCGGCGGTCTGCTGATCGCGCTGGTCGGCCCGGAGAGCACGCTGTGGGTCACCGCCGTCTGCTTCGTGCTGTCGATCGTGACGATCGCGTTCCTGCGCCTCGAACATGCCGGTCGCCCCGACCACGCGACCCGGCCGAAATCGATGTGGACGGGCACGCTCGAGGGCCTGCGGTTCGTGTGGAACGACCGCCTGCTGCGCACCCTCGCCCTCGTCGACATGGCAATCGTCGCGCTGTACCTGCCGATCGAATCGGTGCTGTTCCCCAAGTACTTCACCGACCGCAACGAACCCGCCCAACTGGGCTGGGTGCTGATGGCGATGAGCGTCGGCGGGCTGGTCGGAGCCCTCGCCTACGGCGCGTTGGCGCCCTTTCTCCAGCGCCGCATCCTGATGCTGATCGCGGTCAGCGGCCTGGGGTTGTCCATGCTCGGCATGGCATTCCTCCCTCCGTTGTGGGTGCTGCTGGCACTGTCCGTCGCGATCGGCCTCGTGTACGGGCCCGTCGGCCCGATCGCCAACTGGGCCATGCAGACCCGCAGTCCGGAGCACATGCGCGGACGCGTCGTCGGCGTGATGACCTCCACCGCCTATGCCGCGGGGCCACTCGGATTCCTGCTCGCGGGACCGCTCATCGATCAGCTCGGTGTCCGCACCACGTTCTTCGTCCTCGCCGTGCCGGTCGTGGCCGTTGCCGCCGTGTGTTTCACGCTGCCGGTGCTGCGGGAACTGGACGCCGACCGGAAGCCACCGACAGTGAGGTTAGGCTCACCGTCATGA
- a CDS encoding ABC transporter permease, with the protein MSTSRSTARRLLPAAVVAALLVAAWQIYVSVSGIRPQVLPSPARVLGQGWSHRDDIAVHAWATLQVTLLGFAVSLVVAWALAILVDFSPWLRRALVPLFVVSQTLPIIAIAPLMIIWFGFGVLPKILVIALVTFFPMAIGLIEGFASTDRDAGALLRSMGASRWQQFRLVRLPSALPRFFTALRIGITYAVVGAVFAEYVGATAGLGIYMSVQKNSFRTDLVLAAVLVTAAISVALYLCTFAIERVVAPWIRHTSGGHRHD; encoded by the coding sequence ATGAGTACCTCGCGTAGCACCGCGCGCCGACTGCTCCCCGCGGCCGTCGTCGCGGCGCTGCTGGTCGCCGCGTGGCAGATCTATGTGAGCGTCAGCGGGATCCGCCCGCAGGTGCTGCCCTCACCGGCCCGGGTGCTCGGTCAGGGCTGGTCGCACCGTGACGACATCGCCGTCCACGCGTGGGCGACGCTGCAGGTGACGCTGCTCGGGTTCGCGGTGTCGCTCGTGGTGGCCTGGGCGCTCGCGATCCTCGTCGACTTCTCCCCGTGGCTGCGGCGGGCCCTCGTGCCGCTGTTCGTGGTCTCGCAGACACTGCCGATCATCGCGATCGCACCACTGATGATCATCTGGTTCGGTTTCGGGGTGCTGCCGAAGATCCTCGTGATCGCACTCGTGACGTTCTTCCCGATGGCGATCGGGCTGATCGAGGGCTTCGCGTCCACCGACCGGGACGCCGGCGCACTGCTGCGCAGCATGGGCGCGTCCCGGTGGCAGCAGTTCCGGTTGGTGCGGCTGCCGTCGGCACTCCCCCGGTTCTTCACCGCGCTGCGCATCGGCATCACGTACGCCGTCGTCGGCGCGGTGTTCGCCGAATACGTCGGTGCCACCGCCGGGCTCGGCATCTACATGAGCGTGCAGAAGAACTCGTTCCGCACCGACCTCGTGCTGGCGGCCGTGCTCGTGACCGCGGCGATCAGCGTCGCGCTGTACCTGTGCACGTTCGCGATCGAGCGGGTCGTGGCGCCCTGGATCCGTCACACCTCCGGAGGACACCGCCATGACTGA
- a CDS encoding DUF2470 domain-containing protein: MTTFDAAVVAAVTKHMNDDHTGDNLHIVRAFAEPTATDARMTGLDTAAGEWTVTVDGVEKTVRVPWIGEVTDRPSIRVEVVALCTAAYEKLGIEPTGH, encoded by the coding sequence ATGACTACCTTCGATGCCGCCGTCGTCGCCGCCGTGACCAAGCACATGAACGACGACCACACCGGCGACAACCTGCACATCGTCCGCGCTTTCGCGGAGCCGACCGCCACCGATGCCCGCATGACGGGGCTCGACACCGCGGCCGGCGAGTGGACCGTCACCGTCGACGGCGTCGAGAAGACCGTGCGGGTGCCGTGGATCGGTGAGGTCACCGACCGGCCGTCGATCCGAGTCGAGGTGGTCGCGCTGTGCACCGCCGCGTACGAGAAACTGGGCATCGAGCCGACCGGGCACTGA
- a CDS encoding carboxylesterase/lipase family protein, translating into MDVLDAGRSERPGTVVADTTYGPVRGHGDGAVVAWKGIPYAAPPVGDLRFRSPRPPEPWSDVLDCAVFGAMAPQGHDTSVPLDPSMRIDEDCLTVNVWAPPPDGEPRPVMVWIHGGAYCLGSSAQAVYDGRLLVERGDIVLVTFNYRLGALGFLDLSSLSTANRTFESNLGLRDQIAVLEWVRDNIAAFGGDPGAVTLFGESSGGGSITTLMTVPRAEGLFHRAIVQSPPATSVYGAERAATVARRYLELLDLPAEGAGDLIGMPVDDLVKAGDLLVDEIPTRVPGTLAMAPVVDRDLVPHYPVAAFQKGLSHRIPLIIGSNKDEASIFKFMRSPLLPVSSEAVQQMFTGLAEDNPDLSPERLAEIAAAYPDATKSRGVLALSRDAAFRMPVLWVADAHSRHSPTWMYRFDHATPMLKAARVGAGHATELPYVFGNFGTLNPDPTFWLGGRKSTLEVAGRVQRRWLAFARHAVPAALDGSKHWPPYTEGTRSTLLIDNHDSVVVDPDHDMRIAWGDEVMGFS; encoded by the coding sequence GTGGACGTACTCGACGCCGGCCGCTCCGAGCGGCCCGGCACGGTCGTCGCCGACACGACGTACGGCCCGGTTCGCGGGCACGGTGACGGCGCCGTCGTCGCCTGGAAGGGCATCCCGTACGCCGCGCCTCCGGTCGGCGACCTGCGGTTCCGCAGCCCACGGCCGCCGGAGCCGTGGAGCGACGTCCTCGACTGCGCGGTGTTCGGGGCGATGGCGCCGCAGGGACACGACACGTCGGTACCGCTCGATCCGTCGATGCGGATCGACGAGGACTGCCTGACCGTCAACGTGTGGGCACCGCCCCCGGACGGTGAGCCGCGTCCGGTGATGGTGTGGATCCACGGCGGCGCGTACTGCCTGGGCTCGTCGGCGCAGGCCGTCTACGACGGTCGCCTGCTCGTCGAACGCGGCGACATCGTGCTCGTGACGTTCAACTACCGGCTCGGGGCACTGGGTTTCCTGGATCTGTCGTCGCTGTCGACGGCGAACCGGACATTCGAGTCGAATCTCGGGTTGCGGGACCAGATCGCGGTCCTGGAGTGGGTACGCGACAACATCGCGGCATTCGGCGGCGACCCGGGTGCGGTGACACTGTTCGGGGAGTCGTCGGGCGGCGGATCGATCACGACGCTGATGACGGTGCCGCGGGCCGAGGGCCTGTTCCATCGGGCCATCGTGCAGAGCCCGCCCGCGACGTCGGTGTACGGCGCCGAGCGGGCTGCGACCGTCGCCCGCCGCTATCTGGAACTGCTGGACCTGCCGGCCGAGGGGGCCGGGGACCTGATCGGTATGCCGGTCGACGACCTGGTGAAGGCTGGGGACCTGCTCGTCGACGAGATCCCCACCCGGGTGCCGGGCACGCTCGCGATGGCGCCCGTCGTGGATCGTGATCTGGTGCCGCACTACCCGGTGGCGGCATTCCAGAAGGGGCTCTCGCACCGGATTCCGCTCATCATCGGCTCCAACAAGGACGAGGCGTCGATCTTCAAGTTCATGCGCTCGCCGCTGCTGCCGGTCAGTTCGGAGGCCGTGCAGCAGATGTTCACGGGGCTGGCCGAGGACAACCCGGATCTGTCGCCGGAGCGGCTCGCCGAGATCGCCGCCGCCTACCCGGATGCGACGAAATCCCGTGGGGTACTGGCGCTGTCGCGGGACGCGGCGTTCCGGATGCCGGTGCTGTGGGTGGCCGACGCGCACAGCCGGCACTCCCCGACGTGGATGTACCGGTTCGACCACGCCACCCCGATGCTCAAGGCGGCGCGGGTCGGGGCGGGGCACGCCACCGAATTGCCCTACGTGTTCGGCAATTTCGGCACCCTCAACCCCGACCCGACGTTCTGGCTCGGTGGCCGCAAGAGCACACTCGAGGTGGCGGGACGCGTGCAGCGCCGCTGGCTCGCGTTCGCGCGGCACGCCGTTCCCGCAGCCCTCGACGGGTCCAAACACTGGCCCCCCTACACCGAGGGCACCCGGTCGACGCTGCTGATCGACAACCACGACAGCGTCGTCGTCGACCCCGACCACGACATGCGGATCGCGTGGGGGGACGAGGTGATGGGGTTCAGCTGA